The genomic segment TTGCCTATTCTTGATGATGTGAAAACCACATTGTCAAAATAAGGAGAGTCTTATGGCAAATCTAAACAATATTTCAGTGGAGTCTAATCCTTCCAAAGGGACCTTGGGATTAACGGGTCTCACCATCAACGCAATGGCGCTCATTGCGCCTGGGGCATTCCTCTGGTTAACCTTTCAGATGCAATCTTTGTATGGTGCTCCGATGGCAGGCAGTTCAATGTGGTTCGGCATTTTAGCCGCATTGTTACTTTGCTTTGCCACGGCCATCAGTTATGCGGAACTTTCTAAACTTTATCCCGGAGCAGGCTCTTCTTACTTCTTTGCAGAGCAGGCCTTTCTTTCTAAAACGAAGGCCTACAAGTTTGCCCGAATCGCAAAATTCATGACCGGTTGGGCCAGTCACTTGTACTACTGGGTTTACCCGGGTTGTATGGTAGGGGTGACGGCGATTCTGAGTGGTTACCTGCTGAATCAGTTTTTTCCAAATACCTTTGCCGGTAATTACAACAGCCCACTTTTTATGTACCTTTTCTGTTTCGCCTTTGCCCTGGGAGTTGCTTACATTGCCTTCCGCGGGGTCACTGGAACGACCGCGGTCAACATGGTGATTAACATCATTCAGATCACTGCCCTTTTGGTTTTTTCGTTCATTGCGATTTCTTATCGAATTAATCATCCTCAAGGGGCTACGGGTTATCATCTCTCCAATGGAATTGCGGTGAATTATCAGGTGGCTCAAGAAGTTGTAAAAGACCCTGCTGGAAATCCGGTCTCTCACTTAGATGCAGAGGGAAAACCGGTTGTGGATAAAGACGGGAAAGCTGTTTATCAAATGCAAGACATGATGGATAAAGACGGAAATCCTGTAGGCGCAGATAAAGACGGCAAGCCTGTCAGCGATGCAAAACTGGCGGCCCCTTTTACCGTCAGCTACAGTGCAGAAGAAGCAATTACAAAGGATGACAAGGGGGTCGGCACCTTTAACTTCCATGCCAGTGCTGTTTCTGTTCCCGCTCCCCACAACTTCAATTATATTTTCATACAAGCCTGTATTGCCATCTTGATTCTGGTGGGTTTCGAATCGGTGACTTCGATGGGAGAAGAAGCTAGGAATGCAAAAAGGGATATCCCCCGTGCAGTGCTTTTGTCGTTAGGTATTCAAGGCATCGTCTGTTATGCCATTGAATATTTTGCGGCCAATTATTTTCTGCACAATGGTTATACCATGCCGATGGCAGGCGCCTCTGGAGCACCTTTGGGCGACATGATGGTGATTGTGGGGTCGTGGTTGTTTGGGAGTTATGAAGCCGGTCGTGCTTTTATGCTGGTGCAGGCCCTCACCGTTTTTCTGGCACTCATTGGCACCACCCTCTCTTGCTTGAGTACGGGGGCCCGCGTCACTTATGCGATGGGTCGTGACAATGAAGTCCCTTCTCATTTTGGTCTATTGCATGGCAAAAAATTAACTCCTCATCGCGCCATTTGGACCCTGGCCATTATTTCAGCCATCATTGGAGTAGTCACTTGTACCCTTTATCTGGGAGGCGCCTCCACGTTGACCCCTCTGGATGAGA from the Deltaproteobacteria bacterium genome contains:
- a CDS encoding APC family permease — its product is MANLNNISVESNPSKGTLGLTGLTINAMALIAPGAFLWLTFQMQSLYGAPMAGSSMWFGILAALLLCFATAISYAELSKLYPGAGSSYFFAEQAFLSKTKAYKFARIAKFMTGWASHLYYWVYPGCMVGVTAILSGYLLNQFFPNTFAGNYNSPLFMYLFCFAFALGVAYIAFRGVTGTTAVNMVINIIQITALLVFSFIAISYRINHPQGATGYHLSNGIAVNYQVAQEVVKDPAGNPVSHLDAEGKPVVDKDGKAVYQMQDMMDKDGNPVGADKDGKPVSDAKLAAPFTVSYSAEEAITKDDKGVGTFNFHASAVSVPAPHNFNYIFIQACIAILILVGFESVTSMGEEARNAKRDIPRAVLLSLGIQGIVCYAIEYFAANYFLHNGYTMPMAGASGAPLGDMMVIVGSWLFGSYEAGRAFMLVQALTVFLALIGTTLSCLSTGARVTYAMGRDNEVPSHFGLLHGKKLTPHRAIWTLAIISAIIGVVTCTLYLGGASTLTPLDEKYHNIWYSFGFFNPAVMSQLPNTLVVVTLISNFGTFLLYMMTCAIAIVAFREHHSFNGFKHLVIPVFGLLANLSCMLFYLIGPFSVSGMSVKEPFIALGVCAVWGIYGVIYFARSSKAKARPILVERQAA